The proteins below come from a single Asterias rubens chromosome 9, eAstRub1.3, whole genome shotgun sequence genomic window:
- the LOC117294519 gene encoding protein phosphatase 1 regulatory subunit 3B-B-like, which produces MACGLLHTSAMPVDALFCLGTSPPVPSLLLSQRYTTTSFMYIADKSANCRPSIDQQKLRPCLRGEGQQNMKRKENDTARDCQTTVDFAPKPCEDIGLGDLSISDDNVRDAKQSQGSIGTPLRKSAKKVSFADSKGFALEDVRVMDGPSNVPPVLKSRLLQEIIQDEKPELFHTYTYVVDFEQPAANYLQFRDKLEKNSVCLENVLVKDNTTVMGTAKVKNLSFEKSVSVRVTVNGWESYKDIGATYVQRNQEGQKDRYDSFSFTFDIPQKMKGETIEFCLCYTCKGKSFWDSKGGENYRIISQHEKSLTEQQKMASYYSLSSKSNWTDFSYWKLIDERPYW; this is translated from the coding sequence ATGGCATGTGGATTGCTGCACACATCAGCTATGCCAGTTGACGCACTCTTTTGTCTGGGCACCAGCCCGCCTGTGCCTTCGCTTCTCTTGTCTCAGAGATACACAACGACCTCATTCATGTACATTGCTGATAAATCTGCTAATTGCAGACCGTCGATAGATCAACAAAAGCTTAGACCTTGCCTCCGTGGAGAAGGACAGCAAAACATGAAGCGCAAGGAAAATGATACCGCGAGGGACTGCCAAACAACAGTAGACTTTGCTCCTAAACCTTGCGAAGACATTGGCTTGGGAGACCTCTCCATAAGTGATGATAATGTTAGGGACGCTAAGCAAAGCCAGGGATCTATCGGCACGCCTCTCAGGAAATCAGCTAAAAAAGTTTCATTTGCAGACAGCAAGGGATTTGCCTTGGAAGATGTACGCGTCATGGATGGCCCAAGTAATGTACCACCTGTATTGAAATCCAGGTTATTGCAGGAAATCATTCAAGACGAGAAACCGGAGCTCTTTCACACCTACACTTATGTGGTGGATTTTGAGCAGCCTGCCGCGAACTACCTTCAGTTTAGAGACAAGCTGGAGAAAAACAGTGTCTGCCTGGAGAATGTACTTGTAAAAGACAATACCACAGTGATGGGGACGGCAAAAGTGAAGAACCTTTCTTTTGAGAAATCGGTGAGTGTAAGGGTCACCGTCAATGGCTGGGAAAGCTACAAAGACATTGGGGCAACCTATGTCCAAAGGAACCAAGAGGGGCAGAAAGATCGCTATGATAGTTTTTCCTTCACTTTTGATATCCCTCAAAAGATGAAAGGAGAGACAATAGAGTTCTGTCTGTGCTACACTTGCAAAGGGAAATCATTTTGGGACAGTAAGGGAGGGGAGAATTACAGGATCATTTCTCAACACGAGAAAAGCTTAACGGAACAGCAGAAGATGGCATCTTACTACAGCCTCAGTAGCAAGTCAAACTGGACCGACTTCTCATACTGGAAGTTGATAGATGAGAGACCGTACTGGTGA